From a single Fulvivirga ulvae genomic region:
- a CDS encoding RagB/SusD family nutrient uptake outer membrane protein, whose amino-acid sequence MKTQLTLIISFILSLTISSCEKEYLDYPSTTQPTVDNYYNSSEEVYGATGLLYGRVWNRWFDKAFTSVGDVLGGTVTGVAGNSQYNSFYNFNIQSTDGLVGDTWTSCYKAAGNASVLIETFELKKEQIGEQPFLTIGIAEARLIRAFAYFYIARTFGDAPIIASPLELTKSGSSLVPRYFQADVLRFAIEDLKFAEENLPEEAYQPGRVTSYSAKGLMAKVYLYMKDYEKAKAKAKEVIDYANATGLIGLYPDYNELFTSSAVGRGNVESLFALQWTADASWDGANRFMTYAAPKPLVAPAPTNSTAGWSAVVPSIDMLDPTTGYAAGDMRRQWSVMEHGFHRDDWVNDSYPNGFTYDTTGMTTDNTYIFTGTRSNIQKYMVGTNRTGEPVTTNAHSSMPTYILRYADVLLIYAEAVMGGAGATADALALEAFNAVHTRAGLDPVTNLTMDELLHERKVEFAFEGDYWFDIQRQGLAKASEMVSNQERGTYDGNKVLSSFKATIPSGFDLYLPVPQSETVINPLLLDDPVSYYED is encoded by the coding sequence ATGAAGACTCAACTCACATTAATAATAAGCTTTATCCTTAGTTTAACGATATCATCATGCGAAAAGGAGTACCTGGATTATCCTTCCACTACCCAACCTACTGTTGATAACTACTATAACTCTTCTGAGGAGGTTTATGGTGCTACCGGGTTGCTGTATGGCCGTGTATGGAACAGGTGGTTTGACAAAGCATTCACCTCTGTAGGTGACGTGCTCGGAGGTACTGTAACTGGTGTTGCGGGAAACAGCCAGTACAATTCTTTCTACAATTTCAACATACAGAGTACCGATGGTCTGGTGGGCGATACATGGACTTCCTGCTACAAAGCTGCCGGAAATGCCTCTGTATTGATCGAAACTTTTGAACTGAAGAAAGAACAAATAGGTGAACAACCTTTTTTAACTATAGGTATAGCTGAAGCCCGGTTAATAAGAGCATTTGCCTATTTCTATATCGCGCGCACATTTGGAGATGCTCCGATCATTGCAAGCCCATTGGAATTGACCAAATCAGGCAGTAGTCTCGTGCCCAGGTATTTTCAGGCTGATGTACTTCGATTTGCTATAGAAGATCTGAAGTTTGCTGAGGAAAACCTGCCGGAAGAAGCTTATCAGCCAGGGAGAGTTACTTCATACTCTGCCAAGGGGTTGATGGCCAAGGTCTATTTGTACATGAAAGACTATGAGAAGGCGAAAGCCAAAGCGAAGGAAGTAATTGACTATGCAAATGCTACCGGACTTATCGGGCTATATCCTGATTATAATGAATTGTTTACTTCTTCGGCAGTAGGCAGAGGAAATGTCGAATCCTTGTTTGCCCTACAATGGACTGCAGATGCCAGCTGGGATGGCGCCAACCGTTTTATGACCTATGCGGCCCCTAAACCGTTAGTAGCACCAGCCCCAACCAATTCCACTGCCGGGTGGTCAGCCGTAGTGCCGTCAATTGATATGCTTGATCCCACAACAGGCTATGCTGCCGGAGATATGAGACGCCAATGGTCCGTGATGGAGCATGGGTTTCATAGAGATGACTGGGTGAATGACAGCTATCCGAATGGCTTTACCTATGATACAACCGGAATGACTACCGATAACACTTACATATTCACAGGTACAAGATCAAATATTCAAAAATACATGGTAGGTACTAACAGGACAGGAGAACCTGTAACTACAAATGCCCACAGCAGCATGCCTACCTACATTTTACGCTATGCCGATGTGCTTTTGATCTATGCCGAAGCAGTTATGGGGGGAGCGGGAGCTACAGCTGATGCACTTGCACTGGAAGCTTTTAATGCTGTTCACACCCGGGCAGGACTGGATCCTGTAACCAACCTTACCATGGATGAATTATTGCATGAGCGTAAAGTTGAATTTGCCTTTGAAGGAGACTACTGGTTTGATATTCAACGCCAGGGATTAGCCAAGGCCAGTGAAATGGTGTCTAATCAGGAAAGGGGAACATACGATGGAAACAAGGTCTTAAGTAGTTTTAAAGCTACAATACCTTCGGGTTTTGACCTTTACCTGCCCGTACCACAAAGTGAAACAGTGATTAACCCTTTGTTACTGGATGACCCTGTTTCTTATTACGAAGACTAA
- a CDS encoding glycoside hydrolase family 26 protein, which produces MPKLKSDNYYLKPWIGWLFLMVIVSGSCKPLYTPQYPKPDLVDKKPVRNVKKLHKALFYIAKEGFAVGQQDATSYGIGWKHWDNPELIRSDANDILGDFTAVSGFDLGDIEHNAEDNLDSVPFDVMRELIIDTYKKGGIVTISWHADNPVSGGDSWDKTPAVAEILEGGKTTEKFELWVERLAGFMKTLRYKGKPVPVIFRPYHEMNGSWFWWGEGNCTASDYIKLWQRTVVLLRDKHKLHNILYAYSPNKLGPGDDYLKYYPGDGYVDILGVDIYDFNNTEDYKTAVAKDLALVKGIADEKNKLYAFTETGLEKVQTPDWFTSVLYPVIENSGIAWILFWRNSKESHHYLPYKGHVNEADFKRFEAMPKTLFLKDISNLNY; this is translated from the coding sequence ATGCCAAAGCTTAAGTCAGATAACTATTATTTAAAGCCATGGATCGGATGGTTATTTTTAATGGTGATTGTATCAGGTTCATGCAAACCTCTCTACACACCCCAGTACCCAAAACCTGACCTGGTGGATAAAAAGCCTGTCAGAAATGTAAAAAAATTACACAAAGCACTCTTTTATATAGCAAAGGAAGGGTTTGCTGTTGGGCAACAAGATGCTACCAGCTATGGTATAGGATGGAAGCACTGGGACAACCCTGAACTTATAAGAAGTGATGCCAACGATATCTTAGGTGATTTTACAGCAGTAAGCGGGTTTGATCTGGGGGATATCGAACATAATGCTGAAGATAACCTGGATAGTGTACCCTTTGACGTGATGCGGGAGCTGATTATTGATACTTATAAAAAAGGAGGCATCGTCACCATAAGCTGGCATGCTGACAACCCGGTTTCCGGAGGTGACTCGTGGGACAAAACACCGGCGGTGGCAGAGATACTTGAAGGAGGAAAAACCACTGAGAAGTTTGAGCTGTGGGTAGAGCGTTTGGCGGGATTTATGAAAACCTTGCGCTACAAAGGCAAGCCCGTACCGGTGATATTCAGACCATACCACGAAATGAACGGCTCGTGGTTTTGGTGGGGTGAGGGCAACTGCACGGCTTCTGATTATATAAAGTTATGGCAAAGGACTGTTGTTCTGCTCAGGGACAAACACAAACTACATAACATCCTGTACGCATACTCTCCCAATAAACTTGGACCGGGCGATGACTATCTGAAATATTATCCAGGAGATGGCTATGTGGATATCCTTGGGGTGGATATTTATGACTTCAACAATACGGAAGACTATAAAACGGCTGTTGCCAAAGACCTGGCATTGGTAAAAGGTATCGCCGACGAGAAAAACAAACTATATGCTTTTACAGAAACAGGGCTGGAAAAAGTACAAACACCGGATTGGTTTACAAGTGTGCTATATCCGGTAATTGAAAATTCGGGCATTGCGTGGATATTGTTTTGGCGGAACAGTAAAGAGTCTCACCATTACCTGCCTTACAAGGGACATGTAAATGAAGCGGATTTTAAGCGTTTCGAAGCCATGCCCAAAACCTTGTTTTTAAAAGACATCTCCAACCTCAACTACTGA
- a CDS encoding glycoside hydrolase family 27 protein → MKQLIVAAFILLSLNLQAQKFEGLAPTPPMGWNSWNTFATDINEQLVKDIADKFVELGLKDAGYEYIVLDDGWMAKERDANGNLVADPEKFPGGMKALAAYVHSKGLKFGLYNCAGSETCAGYPGSRGYEYQDARLYASWDIDFLKYDWCNTEKLNGEGAYITMRDALAKAGRPVVFSICEWGDNEPWNWAQEVGHMWRISGDISNCWDCEDNHGTWSSWGVWKIINMHENIRSATGPDHWNDFDMMEVGNGMTAAEDRSHFAMWSLLASPLIMGNDLRSATEETIKTLTNKEVIGVNQDSLGIQGFRVANDGNIEIWAKPLANGSWAMTFVNMNEKPAELSFDWSEHTITDAETGKRLNTKEKTYQVKDLFNHKKLKNTKNKLKATIGVHDVLMVRLD, encoded by the coding sequence ATGAAACAATTAATAGTTGCCGCATTTATTCTCTTATCCCTTAACCTGCAGGCTCAAAAGTTCGAAGGGCTTGCGCCAACACCTCCCATGGGATGGAACAGTTGGAATACATTCGCCACTGATATCAACGAACAGTTGGTAAAGGACATTGCTGATAAGTTTGTAGAGCTGGGACTCAAAGATGCAGGATACGAGTACATTGTGCTGGATGACGGATGGATGGCCAAAGAACGGGATGCTAATGGTAACCTGGTTGCTGACCCTGAAAAATTTCCCGGTGGAATGAAAGCATTGGCAGCGTATGTCCACTCCAAAGGGTTGAAATTTGGCTTATATAACTGTGCAGGCTCTGAAACCTGCGCCGGTTATCCCGGTAGTCGGGGGTATGAATACCAGGATGCCCGCCTTTATGCTTCATGGGATATTGATTTCCTGAAGTATGATTGGTGCAATACTGAAAAACTAAATGGTGAAGGTGCTTACATAACTATGAGGGATGCTCTGGCCAAAGCCGGAAGACCTGTTGTGTTCAGCATTTGCGAGTGGGGTGACAACGAGCCTTGGAATTGGGCGCAGGAAGTTGGCCACATGTGGCGTATTTCGGGAGACATCTCCAATTGCTGGGACTGTGAGGACAATCACGGTACGTGGTCATCATGGGGAGTGTGGAAGATCATTAACATGCATGAAAACATCAGATCGGCTACAGGTCCCGATCACTGGAATGATTTTGATATGATGGAAGTGGGAAATGGTATGACAGCCGCCGAAGACAGGAGCCATTTTGCCATGTGGAGCCTGCTGGCATCGCCACTCATCATGGGCAATGATCTGCGCTCAGCAACTGAAGAGACTATAAAAACGCTTACGAACAAAGAAGTGATCGGGGTAAATCAGGACTCTCTCGGCATTCAGGGGTTTCGCGTTGCCAATGATGGTAATATTGAAATTTGGGCTAAACCACTGGCCAACGGCTCCTGGGCGATGACTTTTGTTAACATGAATGAAAAACCCGCCGAACTAAGCTTCGACTGGAGTGAACATACAATTACCGATGCTGAAACCGGTAAGAGGTTAAATACTAAGGAAAAAACTTATCAGGTAAAGGATTTATTCAATCACAAAAAATTGAAAAACACAAAAAACAAACTTAAAGCCACCATCGGTGTACACGATGTGTTGATGGTCAGGCTGGATTGA
- a CDS encoding SusC/RagA family TonB-linked outer membrane protein, with amino-acid sequence MLNLYLRKLSKGRIMLLALLCFYGQTALAQNQVSGTVLDSNKEPLPGVTILEKGTTNGTASDANGDFQLTVSDNATLIFSFIGFSPKEVPVNGQTAISIELEEDISMLGEVVVIGYGEIDKSRVTTSIASLDQEKIQNLPLAGVDQAIQGRLAGVSVSSNGGQPGGGVSVRIRGLTSVNGNEPLYVIDGVPVAAESTSLNQNFLGGGDGQTTQSVLATLNPSDIESIDVLKDASAQAIYGSRAANGVVLITTKKGRIGEGKLTFNTYYGVQAIPKKLDVLNLQEYARYQNTVTAEINEVTGGSMPINPEFADPSILGHGTDWQDEIYQRGNVQSNVLALSGGQNKTNYYFSLGQFNQTGILAGTDFERYSMRASADSDLKDWLTAGFSVNASRSNQRIGLTDAFDAVTSVVLYNSPAAPVRDVNGDYVGQIRVGNSLVGNQSNPVAVANLRDVRSINTRIIGSVYGEVKFLEGLSLRNELNYDYTLADGKAYQPFVENEALNVSIISPSKLREQRNQSLYYVLKNYLTYARSFDDAHHIYVTLGHEAQHSEFDYLQASRENLTLNLPSLAAGDGGNDSGETINAGAGEWAMESYFGRLNYSYKDKYALSATLRADGSSSFGSNNRWGYFPAVSAAWTITNEPFASDLPFVNSLKLRAGYGAVGNQNTAANLYTANVTLVNISAFGNGSVPSNVPNPDLGWESVVTYNAGIDASLLDRKIDLTVDVYRKISTDMLLNTQLGAYSGLGTEWDDIKTPVTNDGQITNNGIDISVTSKNISNPNLTWSTTAVFSHYKNELDFLNTSDAAIKGEFDEYGTKSLVAYTQAGYPVGVFYGYVTDGLYTSEEELNSLETGLDVKPDGLWFGDIKYKDLNGNGIIDDKDVEVIGDPNPDFTLGLTNTVSYKGIDLTVFVYGSFGGDIFNYTRRQTEAMNSLYSNQATSVLDRYTADNTDTDMPRYNQWHDNNRRISDRYIEDGTYVRLQNVQLGYNFPKALISKAKISALKLYVSGQNLVTFTDYSGYDPELGKISDQATSSRGILLNVDNGRYPVPRSYTVGLNIEF; translated from the coding sequence ATGTTGAATCTTTATTTGAGAAAACTAAGCAAGGGGCGCATCATGCTGTTGGCGTTGCTTTGCTTTTATGGTCAGACAGCCCTGGCGCAAAACCAGGTCTCAGGTACCGTGCTTGACAGTAATAAGGAACCTCTCCCGGGTGTTACCATCCTTGAAAAAGGTACGACTAATGGCACTGCTTCTGATGCAAACGGCGATTTCCAATTAACCGTTTCCGACAATGCCACCTTGATTTTCAGCTTTATTGGCTTTAGCCCCAAAGAAGTGCCGGTAAATGGGCAAACAGCGATTAGTATTGAACTGGAAGAAGATATTAGCATGCTGGGTGAAGTTGTTGTGATCGGATATGGAGAAATTGATAAGTCCAGGGTGACTACATCAATAGCATCACTAGATCAGGAGAAAATACAGAACCTTCCTCTTGCAGGGGTAGACCAGGCCATTCAGGGGCGATTAGCCGGTGTATCCGTTAGCTCTAATGGGGGGCAACCAGGAGGAGGTGTATCTGTACGTATCAGAGGGTTAACTTCAGTGAATGGTAATGAACCTCTTTATGTTATTGATGGGGTCCCGGTAGCAGCCGAAAGCACTTCGCTTAATCAGAACTTTCTGGGCGGGGGTGACGGGCAAACCACCCAAAGTGTACTAGCCACACTTAATCCTTCCGACATTGAATCCATCGATGTGTTGAAAGATGCATCTGCGCAGGCCATTTATGGCTCCCGGGCAGCAAACGGTGTAGTTTTAATCACTACCAAAAAAGGAAGGATAGGAGAGGGAAAGCTTACCTTCAACACTTATTATGGTGTTCAGGCCATTCCTAAAAAACTTGATGTCCTGAATTTACAGGAATATGCAAGGTATCAAAATACAGTTACGGCCGAGATCAACGAAGTTACGGGGGGAAGCATGCCCATTAACCCTGAATTTGCAGACCCTTCAATTTTAGGGCATGGTACTGACTGGCAGGATGAAATATACCAGAGAGGTAATGTGCAGAGCAATGTGCTCGCCCTGTCCGGAGGCCAAAATAAAACCAATTACTACTTTTCATTAGGACAGTTTAACCAGACCGGAATACTGGCTGGAACTGATTTCGAAAGGTATTCTATGAGGGCAAGTGCCGATAGTGATTTAAAAGACTGGCTTACTGCTGGTTTTAGCGTAAATGCAAGCCGCAGCAATCAACGCATAGGGCTTACGGATGCGTTTGATGCCGTAACGAGTGTTGTTTTGTACAATAGCCCCGCTGCACCGGTCAGAGACGTAAACGGTGATTATGTAGGACAGATCCGGGTCGGAAATTCCCTGGTGGGGAATCAATCAAACCCGGTTGCAGTGGCTAATTTGAGGGATGTCAGGTCGATTAACACACGGATAATAGGTTCAGTCTATGGAGAGGTTAAATTTCTGGAGGGGCTTTCTTTAAGAAATGAACTGAATTATGATTATACCCTGGCAGATGGTAAGGCTTACCAGCCATTTGTAGAGAATGAAGCGCTGAACGTTAGCATAATTAGCCCGAGCAAACTTAGAGAGCAAAGAAATCAAAGCCTTTATTATGTGCTTAAAAATTATTTAACCTATGCCAGGTCTTTTGACGATGCCCACCATATATATGTAACGCTGGGGCATGAGGCTCAGCACAGCGAATTTGATTATTTACAGGCCAGCAGGGAAAACCTGACATTGAACTTACCATCGTTGGCTGCCGGAGATGGTGGCAATGACTCAGGGGAAACCATAAATGCCGGTGCCGGCGAATGGGCAATGGAATCATACTTTGGAAGGTTAAACTATTCCTACAAAGATAAATATGCTTTAAGTGCTACACTAAGAGCTGATGGTTCTTCAAGTTTTGGCTCAAATAACAGGTGGGGGTATTTCCCTGCCGTGTCTGCCGCATGGACTATCACTAATGAGCCCTTTGCCAGCGACCTGCCCTTTGTAAACAGCCTGAAACTGAGAGCGGGGTATGGAGCAGTAGGAAATCAAAATACGGCAGCTAACTTATATACGGCTAATGTTACACTTGTTAATATTTCGGCCTTTGGTAACGGAAGCGTTCCATCTAATGTACCTAATCCTGACCTGGGCTGGGAGTCGGTGGTAACGTATAATGCCGGTATTGATGCATCGCTATTGGACCGTAAGATCGACCTGACAGTAGATGTATACAGGAAAATCTCTACTGACATGCTGCTAAATACCCAATTGGGGGCTTATTCCGGGCTGGGAACCGAGTGGGACGATATAAAAACCCCTGTAACTAACGACGGTCAAATAACCAACAACGGGATAGATATCAGTGTGACCAGCAAGAATATCAGTAATCCAAATTTAACATGGTCAACTACTGCGGTATTTAGCCACTACAAAAATGAGCTGGATTTCCTAAACACTTCTGATGCTGCCATAAAAGGTGAATTTGATGAATACGGCACCAAATCACTGGTAGCTTACACTCAGGCCGGTTATCCGGTAGGGGTGTTTTATGGCTATGTAACCGATGGATTATACACTTCAGAGGAAGAGCTAAACAGCCTCGAAACCGGATTGGATGTAAAACCGGATGGTTTATGGTTTGGTGATATTAAATATAAGGACCTCAACGGAAACGGAATAATCGATGATAAGGATGTAGAAGTTATTGGTGACCCTAACCCTGATTTTACCCTTGGGTTGACCAATACTGTAAGCTATAAAGGAATTGATTTGACTGTATTCGTTTACGGAAGTTTTGGCGGCGATATATTCAATTATACCCGAAGGCAAACCGAAGCGATGAACAGCTTGTATAGCAACCAGGCGACCAGTGTTTTAGATCGGTATACGGCAGATAATACTGATACCGATATGCCACGATATAACCAATGGCATGACAATAACCGCAGGATATCAGACAGGTACATAGAAGATGGTACCTATGTGAGGCTTCAGAATGTACAATTGGGATATAATTTTCCAAAAGCACTTATAAGCAAGGCTAAAATTTCCGCTTTGAAGCTATATGTATCAGGTCAAAACCTGGTGACCTTCACCGACTATAGCGGATACGACCCTGAATTGGGTAAAATCAGCGACCAGGCAACCAGCAGCAGAGGAATACTGCTCAATGTAGATAACGGTCGATATCCTGTACCGCGCTCATATACAGTTGGTTTAAATATTGAATTTTAA
- a CDS encoding IPT/TIG domain-containing protein, producing the protein MKKYINTSLTVVLLLSVLLYACDLEEPAPAGASDNPQVSEITPIEGVASETLTLKGSGLGNITSVVFSSNSASVYINPTLNTDQAFIFRVPQDALTGEQNIIFTNGKGVEFSVPFKVLGFPVITDVSNYNFSEGEELTLTGKNFSDVSRVLIAGTSTEITILSQTATSLVIQMPASDLNEFTLSVENSTGVTDTEQVFVNRDKAFLIFTDDYATDYQDATWGAPGVISTEVFKSGAASVGKKYETGNWSVFGFGWTNTANDNFKYLSFWVKGGSIDLDLYIISQQSPDGWDTFHDYNKITVPANEWTYFRIPVDQLKLWANGTEWNQLTWRIQGPDTDQTIYLDDVMFIR; encoded by the coding sequence ATGAAAAAATATATAAATACATCCTTAACCGTAGTACTGCTTTTATCTGTACTGTTATACGCCTGTGATTTGGAAGAACCAGCTCCGGCCGGTGCATCGGATAACCCTCAGGTTAGTGAGATTACTCCCATTGAGGGCGTAGCTAGTGAAACCCTCACCTTAAAAGGAAGCGGACTGGGAAATATCACTTCAGTGGTGTTTTCCAGTAATAGTGCATCTGTTTATATTAATCCGACACTCAACACGGACCAGGCCTTTATTTTCAGAGTCCCGCAGGACGCATTGACCGGTGAGCAGAACATAATCTTTACCAATGGAAAAGGCGTGGAATTTTCAGTGCCCTTTAAGGTGTTGGGGTTCCCCGTAATAACTGATGTTTCTAATTACAACTTCAGTGAAGGGGAGGAGCTCACTTTGACCGGTAAAAATTTCAGTGATGTTTCGCGGGTTTTAATTGCCGGTACCTCAACAGAAATCACCATTTTATCTCAAACAGCCACTTCTTTGGTTATTCAGATGCCAGCCAGTGATTTAAATGAATTTACACTTTCTGTCGAAAATTCAACAGGAGTAACAGATACGGAGCAGGTGTTTGTAAACAGGGATAAAGCGTTCCTGATTTTTACTGATGACTATGCTACAGATTACCAGGATGCTACCTGGGGGGCGCCTGGCGTAATTAGCACGGAAGTATTTAAGTCTGGTGCGGCTTCGGTAGGCAAAAAGTATGAGACGGGTAACTGGAGTGTTTTTGGGTTTGGGTGGACCAATACAGCAAATGATAACTTCAAATACTTGTCTTTTTGGGTAAAAGGAGGATCGATTGATCTCGACCTGTATATCATTTCCCAGCAAAGTCCGGATGGATGGGATACTTTTCATGACTATAATAAGATTACCGTTCCTGCGAATGAATGGACCTATTTCAGAATCCCTGTTGATCAGTTGAAATTATGGGCCAATGGCACTGAGTGGAACCAGTTGACGTGGAGGATTCAGGGGCCTGATACCGATCAAACCATTTACCTTGACGATGTCATGTTTATTCGCTAA
- a CDS encoding glycoside hydrolase family 5 protein yields the protein MKLSGIKVLITFIFILGASSVFAQELDRIRVVNNNFVKADGKLIVFRGYSTSDPDKLESQGYWNKAYFKEIKAWGANIVRFPIHPPAWSKRGKENYLKLLDQGIQWAGDLGMYVIIDWHSIGNLRTEMYQDDIYDTDLKQTYDFWRTIGTKYGKNPVVAFYELYNEPTTYNNTLGTATWEQWKVLNEEMITIVRANGGEGIPLVAGFNWAYDLTPVKENPIEAEGVAYVSHPYPQKREAPWEDKWTADWGFVKEKYPVILTEIGFCGPEDPGAHRPVISDETYGEAITNYCDQRDISYVVWVFDQQWAPRLYTDDKYTPSRHGKFFKKKLNSYK from the coding sequence ATGAAGTTATCAGGTATTAAAGTGCTAATCACCTTCATCTTTATTTTGGGTGCATCTTCCGTATTTGCCCAGGAGCTGGACAGAATACGGGTAGTTAATAACAATTTTGTGAAAGCAGATGGCAAGCTCATTGTTTTCAGAGGTTACAGTACAAGCGATCCCGATAAGCTGGAAAGTCAGGGGTACTGGAACAAGGCTTATTTCAAAGAAATAAAAGCATGGGGCGCCAACATAGTACGCTTTCCTATTCACCCCCCTGCATGGAGTAAACGCGGCAAAGAAAATTACCTCAAGCTGCTTGACCAGGGCATCCAGTGGGCCGGAGACCTGGGTATGTACGTCATTATCGACTGGCATAGTATAGGCAACTTAAGAACAGAGATGTACCAGGATGATATTTACGACACTGACCTCAAGCAGACCTATGATTTTTGGCGAACCATAGGCACTAAATATGGCAAGAACCCTGTAGTAGCCTTTTATGAGCTATATAATGAGCCTACAACTTATAATAACACCCTTGGAACGGCCACATGGGAGCAATGGAAGGTGCTGAATGAGGAAATGATAACTATAGTAAGGGCCAACGGAGGCGAAGGCATACCACTTGTAGCAGGCTTCAACTGGGCTTATGACCTGACTCCGGTTAAGGAAAACCCGATCGAGGCAGAAGGCGTTGCTTATGTAAGCCATCCCTACCCTCAAAAAAGAGAAGCACCCTGGGAAGATAAGTGGACGGCTGACTGGGGATTTGTAAAAGAAAAATACCCGGTGATCTTAACGGAAATAGGCTTCTGCGGCCCTGAAGACCCTGGCGCGCACAGGCCGGTAATAAGCGATGAAACCTACGGAGAGGCCATCACCAATTATTGTGACCAAAGGGATATATCCTATGTAGTCTGGGTATTTGACCAGCAATGGGCACCGAGGCTTTACACTGATGACAAATACACTCCTTCCCGGCACGGGAAATTCTTCAAGAAGAAGTTGAATAGTTATAAATAA